TCGTGCCCCACCGGATCCTCGTTGGGCCAGCCGAGCGACGCCATGCGCTGGTTGATGACGGCGACCCACGGCGCGCTGCGCACGTCGCCGCCGCCGAACAGCCGGCCGCGCAGGAGCGGGACGCCCAACGTGGCGAAGTAGCCGGTCGACACCGAGCGCCACGAGGCGATGCGATACTGGTCCACGGTCGCCGGCTTGCGCTCGGCCGGCGCCCAGGGCATCGCCGTGTTGCCCGCCGCCAGCGGCGCGATGTTCGTCGTCCCCGCCGACGTCACGCCCGGGATCGCGCGCAGCCGCTCGACGAGCGCGGCGTCGAACGCCACCGTGCGCTCGGCGTCGTAGCGTCCGGCCGGCAGCGCGATCGAGCCGGTGAGCACGCGCTCGGCGCGGAAGCCGAGGTCCACGCGCAGCAGCCGTACGAAGCTGCCGCCGACGAGCCCCGCGCCCACGAGCATGATCGTCGCCAGCGCGACCGACGCGACGATGAGCGCGCTCCGCACGCGGCTCGTGTCGGCGATGCGGCGTCCGCTGCGCAGCACGCCGTGCAGTCCGCCGGCGCCGCCGCGCGGAGCCGCCGCGCGCGCGAGACGCAGCGCCGGCGCGAGGCCGAAGACCACGCCCGTCGTCATGCACGCGGCGAGCGCGAATCCCACCAGCCGCCAGTCCACGCGCAGGTCCGCGAGCCGCGTCACCGCGGCGGCGCCGGTGGAGCGGACGAGCGGCATCGCGGCGGCGGCGAGCGCGACGCCGGCCGCGCCGCCGATGATCGCGAGGACCACGCTCTCGGTGAGGAGCTGCCGCACGATGCGTGATCGCCCGGCGCCGAGCGCGGCCTGGACGGCGAGCGCCTGCTGACGCGCGCCGGCGCGGGCGAGCAGCAGGCTCGCCACGTTCACGCACGCCATGAGCAGCAGCAGCCCGACGGCGACGAGCAGCGTGAGCACGCGCGTGCGGAGCCGCGGGCCCACGTACAGCTCCATGAACGGCCGCGCGTCGGCGCCCCACCCGGTGTTCGTCGCCGGGTACTCCGTGCCTAACGTCGTCGCGGCGCGGCGCAGGTCGGCCGCCGCCTGCTCCGCCGTCGCACCGGGCGCCAGCCGCCCGACGACCGCGTCGATCCGCCGGTCGCCGCGCGGCGCCGTCGCATTCGGCGCGAGCGGCGTCCACAGCTCCACGCCGCCGGGGAAGTCGAAGCCCTTCGGCATCACGCCGATCACGCGGTACGTGACGCCGTCGAGGTCGAGCGTGCGACTGAGGACGTCGGGGTCGCGCGCGAAGTGGCGCGTCCACAGCGAGTCGCTGATGACGACGACGCGCGTGTCGCCCCCCGTCGCGTCCTCCTCCGCCGTGAACGTGCGGCCTAACGCGGGCGCCACGCCGAGGACGCGAAAGAGCGCGTGCGTCGCGGCGGTCGACGAGAGCTGCTCGGGCCCGTCGCTCGTGCGCAGGCTCGGCGCGCGCTGCGCGAACGCGGCGAGCCCGCTGAAGCGGCGGGCGCGCGCGGCGAGGTCGAGGTAGTTCGGCTCGGAGAGCGAGAACGGCTGCCCGGCCGGCGTCGTCTCCCAGCCGATGACGAGACGGTCGGGCGCGGGGTACGGCGGCGGCCGCAGGAGCACCGCGTCGGCGATGCCGAAGATCACGGTCGCCGCGCCGAGTCCGATGGCGAGCGTGGCCACGGCGACGAGCGCGAAGCGCGGATGCAGGCGGAGCTGCCGCACGGCGGTGCGCAGGTCGTGCCGCAGCTCGTCGAGCCAGCGCGTCAGGCGGCGGTCGCGGTCGCGGTGCTCGGCTTCGTCGACGCACGTCGCCTCGATGCGATGCACGTCGCCGAACTGCGCGCGCGCCGCGCGTCGCGCCGCGTCGGGCGTGAAGCCGCGCGCGACGAGATCGCGCTCGAGCATCTCCAGGTGGTGGGCCAGCTCGTCGCCGACCTCCTCGGTCACCGACGGCTTCCACAGGCGCGCGCGCAGCTCGCGCGCGTAGCGTCCCAGCTCCGGCATCGGTCGCCCTCCGGATCGTTAGGCGTAGGTCACTTCAGCGTGGTCGTCGGGTCCACGCGCGTCGCGCGGAACGCCGGGAGGTACGCCGCGAGCGTCGCGGCGGCGAGCAGGAACGCGGCGGCGCCGGCCAGCACCGCGGGCTCGAGCGGACGCACCTGGAACACGAGCGTGCGCATGAGCCGCGTGGCGCCGGCCGCGCCGCCGAGGCCGATCACCGTGCCCGCGATGACGAGCGCGAGCCCGCGGCGCAGCACCATCCACCGTACCGCGCCCCGTTCGGCGCCCAACGCGATGCGGATGCCGAACTCGCGCTCGCGCAGCCGCACGCCGTACGACAGCACGCCGAACAGGCCGAGCGCCGCGAGCGCCAGCGCGACGAGCGCGAACGTCGCGAGCAGCCGCACGGTGAACGCGCGCCGCGCCTCGCCGCGGCCGATCGCGTCGCCTAACGGCACCGGATCGTGCACGACGAGCTGCGGGTCGAGCGCGGCGACCGTGCGGCGCACCGCCGGCACGAGCGTCGCCACCGCGCCGGTGGTTCGCGTCACCTGGGTGAGCGCCCAGTCGCGGTCGCCGGCGAACTGCGCGTGCGCGTGGTAGACGTAGGTGTCGGGCGTGCCCTCGGCGTCGATCGCCACGTCGCCCACCACGCCGACGATCTCGCAGTCGCGGCCGCCGGTGCGGATGCGCTGGCCGAGCGCGCTCATCCCCGGGAAGTAGCGGCGCGCGAAGGCGCGGCTCACGACCACGCGGTGCGGCGCGCGCGCGTCGTCGCGCGCGTCGAGCAGGCGCCCCTCGAGCAGCGGGATGCCGATGGCGCGAAAGTAGTCGCCCGAGACGACGCGCTCCTCGGGAAAGCCCTCGACGCGGGCGCCGGCGAGGGGTCCGGTGAGCGCGTCCACACCCCACTGGTTGTACGGGCCGGTCGCCGGCAGCCGACTCACGCCGCCGGCGGCGACGACGTCGGGCAGCGCCTCCGTGACCCGGGCCACGCGCTCGTAGAACAGCGCGCGCGCCGTGGAGTCGTACCGCGTGTCGGGGAGGTGCAGCTCGTACGCGAGCACGCCGTCAGGCCGCACGCCGAGGTCCACCTCGCGCATGCGCCGCACGCTCTCCACGAGGAGCCCCGCGCCGACGAGCAGCACGAACGCGAGCGCGACCTGCGACACCACCAGCCCATCGCGCAGCCGCAGCGTCCCGACGCCGCCGGTCGTCGCGCGCCCCTCGCCGCGCAGCGTCTCGCTCGGCCTCGCGCGCGTCGTGCGCAGCGCGGGGACGAGACCGAAGCCCACCGCGCACGCCGTCGCGAGCGCGAGCGCGAAGGCGACGAGCCGCGGCTCCAGCGCGACCGTCTCGAGGCGCGGGATGGAGCCGGCGCCGAGTCGCACGATGGCCGCCATCGCCGCGCGGGCCGTCGCCAGCCCGGCGAGCGCCCCTGCCAGCGCGAGGACGAGGCTCTCCACGAGCATCTGCCGCACGAGCCGCCCGCGCCCAGCGCCTAACGCCGTGCGCAGCGCGAACTCGCGCGCGCGCTCGGTGCCGCGCACGAGGAGCAGGTTCGCGACGTTGACGCACACCAGCACGAGGACGAGGACCACCGCGCCGAGCATGACGGTGAGCGCCCGGCTCGACGAGGCGGTGATGTCCTCCTTCAGCGGGTCGAGCCGCGCGCCGGCGTGCGACGCGTCGGCGTACTCGCGCGCGAGCTGCGCGCCGACGCGGTCGAGCTCCGCCTGCGCGCTCGCCAGCGTGGTGGTGCCGCGCAGCCGCGCGACGACGCTGAGATAGTGGTTGTTCGCGTTGCTCGCGTCGCGTCCCGGCCGGAGGTCGAACGGCACCCACGCGTCGACGCCGGGCGTCAGCGGGTCGCCGAACCCCGGCGGCATCACGCCGACGACGGTGTAGGTGGCACCGTTCAGCCGCAGCGGCGAGCCGACCGCCGCGCGATCGCCGCCGAGCCGGCGCCAGAGCGCGTCGCCGAGGATCACGACGCGCGCGCCGGTCTCCT
The window above is part of the Gemmatirosa kalamazoonensis genome. Proteins encoded here:
- a CDS encoding ABC transporter permease, with protein sequence MPELGRYARELRARLWKPPVDDEVRDEIHAHLEQLEQDLVARGLSRRAARAAARERFGDVSRITARCRDEAERRDRGRRAATWLAELRHDARFALRRLRASPRFALVAVLTLALGIGGTTAVFSAVDAVLLEPLPYAQPGQLVRLYQTNDRDPGERQFVTPVHFLAYRARLASLDGVAAVLTYDAAGADVGSGEGARRIRLMPVSADYFDVLRVRPAVGRPFTRDEETGARVVILGDALWRRLGGDRAAVGSPLRLNGATYTVVGVMPPGFGDPLTPGVDAWVPFDLRPGRDASNANNHYLSVVARLRGTTTLASAQAELDRVGAQLAREYADASHAGARLDPLKEDITASSSRALTVMLGAVVLVLVLVCVNVANLLLVRGTERAREFALRTALGAGRGRLVRQMLVESLVLALAGALAGLATARAAMAAIVRLGAGSIPRLETVALEPRLVAFALALATACAVGFGLVPALRTTRARPSETLRGEGRATTGGVGTLRLRDGLVVSQVALAFVLLVGAGLLVESVRRMREVDLGVRPDGVLAYELHLPDTRYDSTARALFYERVARVTEALPDVVAAGGVSRLPATGPYNQWGVDALTGPLAGARVEGFPEERVVSGDYFRAIGIPLLEGRLLDARDDARAPHRVVVSRAFARRYFPGMSALGQRIRTGGRDCEIVGVVGDVAIDAEGTPDTYVYHAHAQFAGDRDWALTQVTRTTGAVATLVPAVRRTVAALDPQLVVHDPVPLGDAIGRGEARRAFTVRLLATFALVALALAALGLFGVLSYGVRLREREFGIRIALGAERGAVRWMVLRRGLALVIAGTVIGLGGAAGATRLMRTLVFQVRPLEPAVLAGAAAFLLAAATLAAYLPAFRATRVDPTTTLK
- a CDS encoding ABC transporter permease, with the protein product MPELGRYARELRARLWKPSVTEEVGDELAHHLEMLERDLVARGFTPDAARRAARAQFGDVHRIEATCVDEAEHRDRDRRLTRWLDELRHDLRTAVRQLRLHPRFALVAVATLAIGLGAATVIFGIADAVLLRPPPYPAPDRLVIGWETTPAGQPFSLSEPNYLDLAARARRFSGLAAFAQRAPSLRTSDGPEQLSSTAATHALFRVLGVAPALGRTFTAEEDATGGDTRVVVISDSLWTRHFARDPDVLSRTLDLDGVTYRVIGVMPKGFDFPGGVELWTPLAPNATAPRGDRRIDAVVGRLAPGATAEQAAADLRRAATTLGTEYPATNTGWGADARPFMELYVGPRLRTRVLTLLVAVGLLLLMACVNVASLLLARAGARQQALAVQAALGAGRSRIVRQLLTESVVLAIIGGAAGVALAAAAMPLVRSTGAAAVTRLADLRVDWRLVGFALAACMTTGVVFGLAPALRLARAAAPRGGAGGLHGVLRSGRRIADTSRVRSALIVASVALATIMLVGAGLVGGSFVRLLRVDLGFRAERVLTGSIALPAGRYDAERTVAFDAALVERLRAIPGVTSAGTTNIAPLAAGNTAMPWAPAERKPATVDQYRIASWRSVSTGYFATLGVPLLRGRLFGGGDVRSAPWVAVINQRMASLGWPNEDPVGHEVVLGSGRTMRIIGVVGDARLLNVDSLPAPTMYYSAQQIGFPSMWLTVRTTGEPAAAAAAVKRAVASLDPDLPVAQLQPLTQLVADATAQPRLTMLVFAIFATAALALAAIGLYGLISFMVVQRTREIGVRLALGAVPRRIVRDVLGHGLRLAGIGVALGVAVAYAGTGLLRTILFEVTPTDPLTFGGVTVLLLTVAALASTVPARRASRLDPGLTLRAE